The following proteins are encoded in a genomic region of Arcobacter suis CECT 7833:
- a CDS encoding DsbA family protein translates to MIYTLYYVHDPMCSWCYAFKPTLEKLRKHLDSNIKIVNVVGGLAPYSDEIMPKEMQEKIESIWYEIEEVTGTKFNHDFWKKCAPRRSTYLACEATILARYENKENEMIEAIQEAYYQKAMNPSDAITLISLAKQIGMDEKKFEEDLKSQKIEEDLQNELNFRRSLYVKTFPSLILKYKKELYPINIKYDDYEVMLNQIKNMTENTYF, encoded by the coding sequence ATGATTTATACTTTATATTATGTCCATGATCCAATGTGTTCATGGTGTTATGCCTTTAAACCAACACTAGAAAAGCTTAGAAAACATCTTGATTCTAATATAAAAATAGTTAATGTAGTTGGTGGTTTAGCCCCATATAGTGACGAAATTATGCCAAAAGAGATGCAAGAAAAAATAGAAAGTATTTGGTATGAAATAGAAGAAGTTACAGGAACAAAATTTAACCATGATTTTTGGAAAAAATGTGCTCCAAGACGTTCAACTTATCTTGCTTGTGAAGCAACTATTTTAGCTCGATATGAAAACAAAGAAAATGAAATGATAGAAGCTATTCAAGAAGCATATTATCAAAAAGCAATGAATCCAAGTGATGCAATAACACTCATAAGTTTAGCTAAACAAATTGGAATGGATGAAAAGAAATTTGAAGAGGATTTAAAATCACAAAAAATAGAAGAAGATTTACAAAATGAGCTAAATTTTAGACGCTCTTTATATGTAAAAACTTTTCCTTCATTGATTTTAAAATACAAAAAAGAGTTATATCCTATAAATATAAAATATGATGATTATGAAGTTATGTTAAATCAAATAAAAAATATGACTGAAAACACTTATTTTTAG
- a CDS encoding phosphate-starvation-inducible PsiE family protein has protein sequence MRTKIISFFSDKLYIELSIAGVLFLIALVLDMLMDFIIYMLYFIIFLEIVRAVVNYIREQRVTLSLLVDAFIILALREFIVNVVKVNKEELTSLEAIYSNGINYNLLILSGVILFLLVIRYLSVISSQRYLFKDEEKVD, from the coding sequence ATGCGAACAAAAATAATAAGTTTTTTTTCAGATAAATTATATATAGAATTATCAATAGCAGGAGTATTATTTTTAATAGCACTTGTTCTGGATATGCTTATGGATTTTATTATTTATATGCTTTATTTTATTATTTTTTTAGAAATAGTAAGAGCTGTTGTAAATTACATAAGAGAACAGCGGGTAACTTTAAGTTTATTAGTTGATGCTTTTATTATTTTGGCATTAAGAGAGTTTATAGTAAATGTTGTAAAAGTAAACAAAGAAGAGTTAACAAGTTTAGAAGCTATATATTCAAATGGTATAAATTATAATCTTTTGATTTTATCAGGAGTTATTTTATTTTTATTGGTTATTAGATATTTATCTGTTATATCTTCTCAAAGATATTTATTTAAAGATGAAGAGAAAGTTGATTAA
- a CDS encoding winged helix-turn-helix domain-containing protein, with protein sequence MKELKSLNICYKKNLNDEFNNYISSFTDNLLEYEHHDELIELINTKEIHFVITKYNFELLKKIRVLNNQIQIIAILDELNHTHLLEGLELKYVKFVQNLDCINMFIDALKDCVKNLDSNKSNIINLSNNFIYDNYNKSLFKNNTIVLLTKKEILFLDFLVKNHNCSLSYEEINQNIWNGLMTQDSLRSLVKELRKKAYKELIKNVSGIGYRIDIQAQ encoded by the coding sequence ATGAAAGAGTTAAAATCTTTAAATATTTGTTACAAAAAAAATCTTAATGATGAATTCAATAATTACATCTCTTCATTTACAGATAATTTATTAGAATATGAACATCACGATGAATTAATAGAACTAATAAATACAAAGGAAATTCATTTTGTAATTACTAAATACAATTTTGAGCTTTTAAAAAAAATTAGAGTTTTAAATAATCAAATACAAATTATTGCTATTTTAGATGAATTAAATCATACGCACTTATTGGAAGGTTTAGAACTCAAATATGTAAAATTTGTACAAAATTTAGATTGTATAAATATGTTTATAGATGCCTTAAAAGATTGTGTAAAAAATCTTGATTCAAATAAATCTAATATAATAAATTTAAGCAATAATTTTATTTATGATAACTACAATAAATCTTTATTTAAAAATAATACTATTGTTTTATTAACAAAAAAAGAGATTTTATTTTTAGATTTTTTAGTAAAAAATCATAATTGTTCTTTAAGTTATGAAGAAATAAATCAGAATATTTGGAATGGACTAATGACACAAGATTCATTAAGATCTTTAGTTAAAGAATTAAGAAAAAAAGCCTATAAAGAACTTATTAAAAATGTATCTGGTATTGGATATAGAATAGATATTCAAGCCCAATGA
- a CDS encoding DUF1104 domain-containing protein: MSTQELIAIIGYVKEENKAQFIKELNSRIPTMTQDEKAQFEQNIEELKQNEK, from the coding sequence ATGAGTACCCAAGAACTAATAGCAATTATTGGTTATGTAAAAGAGGAAAATAAAGCCCAATTTATTAAAGAGTTGAATTCACGAATTCCAACTATGACACAAGATGAAAAAGCTCAATTTGAACAAAATATAGAAGAGTTGAAACAAAATGAAAAGTAA
- a CDS encoding glycoside hydrolase family 3 N-terminal domain-containing protein: protein MQKKVFILIALVFSFNFNLFANGSYSKQEIEKMISKMVILGFSGENINPNDEIYKNIKSGLGGVILFDKDPNDKNKRKNVRNKEQLKKLTSQLQAISKEKLLISIDQEGGIVQRLKKEDGFVDTLKASEVSLNGESFAKQTYGLLAKDLKESGINTDFAPVVDLAINKENKVIVTRGRSFGESSKEVIKYSSIFVDELKKQNVISVLKHFPGHGSSLGDSHLGFVDITNTWNEKELEPYKYFIKNNKVDMIMSAHVYNKNLDAINPATLSYNINTKLLRNKLGFQGVLVSDDLQMYAISKHYNLKQTLTLAINSGVNMLLFANQLSKPITLKEIVDTVYDQVLNKEISLEQIIKSNERINKMMVKY, encoded by the coding sequence ATGCAGAAAAAAGTTTTTATTTTAATAGCGTTAGTTTTTTCATTTAATTTTAATCTTTTTGCAAATGGGTCTTACTCAAAGCAAGAGATAGAAAAAATGATTTCTAAAATGGTTATTTTAGGATTTAGTGGAGAAAATATAAATCCAAATGATGAAATATATAAAAATATAAAATCAGGACTGGGTGGAGTTATTTTATTTGATAAAGATCCAAATGATAAAAATAAAAGAAAAAATGTAAGAAACAAAGAACAGTTAAAAAAATTAACATCTCAATTACAAGCCATTTCAAAAGAAAAACTTTTGATTTCTATTGATCAAGAGGGTGGAATAGTTCAAAGATTAAAAAAAGAAGATGGGTTTGTCGATACTTTAAAAGCTAGTGAAGTATCTCTTAATGGTGAATCTTTTGCTAAACAAACATATGGATTATTAGCTAAAGATTTAAAAGAATCAGGAATAAATACAGATTTTGCACCAGTTGTTGATTTGGCGATTAATAAAGAAAATAAAGTAATTGTAACTCGTGGTCGTTCTTTTGGTGAATCATCAAAAGAGGTTATAAAATACTCTTCAATTTTTGTAGATGAATTAAAAAAACAAAATGTGATTTCTGTTTTAAAACATTTCCCAGGACATGGTTCTTCTTTGGGTGATTCTCATTTAGGTTTTGTTGATATTACAAATACTTGGAATGAAAAAGAGTTAGAACCTTATAAATATTTTATTAAAAATAATAAAGTTGATATGATAATGTCAGCTCATGTTTATAATAAAAATTTAGACGCAATAAATCCAGCAACTTTATCTTATAACATAAATACAAAGTTATTAAGAAATAAATTAGGATTTCAAGGGGTTTTAGTAAGTGATGACTTACAAATGTATGCTATTTCAAAACACTATAATTTAAAACAAACTTTAACACTTGCAATAAATTCAGGTGTAAATATGCTTTTATTTGCAAATCAATTATCAAAACCAATAACTTTAAAAGAGATAGTTGATACGGTTTATGATCAGGTTTTAAATAAAGAGATTTCTTTGGAGCAAATAATTAAATCTAATGAAAGAATAAATAAAATGATGGTTAAATATTAA
- a CDS encoding DnaJ domain-containing protein: MEYEEFEKAVDMFGILTRVSKKDLKKKYLKLSKIYHPDMQTGSEEKFLELKKSYDLLCAYMDSYYYSFDKDEFKHQFPAFTNYKNWMK; the protein is encoded by the coding sequence ATGGAATATGAAGAGTTTGAAAAAGCTGTTGATATGTTTGGAATATTAACAAGAGTTTCAAAAAAAGATTTAAAAAAGAAATATTTAAAACTATCAAAAATTTATCATCCTGATATGCAAACGGGAAGTGAAGAGAAGTTTTTGGAGTTAAAGAAGTCTTATGATTTACTTTGTGCTTATATGGATTCATATTATTATTCATTTGACAAAGATGAATTTAAACACCAATTTCCAGCTTTTACAAACTATAAAAATTGGATGAAATAA
- a CDS encoding ABC transporter ATP-binding protein, giving the protein MNNKISLKYIFKLLLDNKKSLIIGQILTIIAILISVPIPLLLPLLVDEVLLNKPDFFVNNINELFGSTTAFYYIAIVTFIVLFLRVIYFLFSVLITKIFTKISKYVTFKIREKLLNHLELVNMNEYESLGSGSIGANLVTDVNTLDNFIVSIASKFIASILTLVAVAIVIITIDPILGLMILFIQPIIMIISKKIANKTGLLKKEENKAIEEFQNNINETLDLFGQIKASNKEKFFFQDSISKAQNIQKTSNEFNYKSVAYERFSFTIFLIAFEVFRAVGLLLVAYSDLSIGLMFAMFGYIWFIMTPVQDILTIQYAYASAKTAMNRINKILDLRIEKNGTLILDSNSKKVDISIKDLCFSYNEDKEILKNISFDIKSGEKVAIIGASGSGKTTIANIISGFYSKNSGDIFFNNISLDDLNRQNLRENIFLVLQMPILFNNTLKFNITMGNENISDIEIFKALKIAQLYETVENMPNGLETLVGKHGIRLSGGQRQRLSIARMIIANPAVVIFDESTSALDVHTEVKLFSELEEFLKEKTVITIAHRLSTVKNADMIYVIDDGKLVQSGNHKELEEKEGHYLEFVKKQLI; this is encoded by the coding sequence ATGAATAATAAAATATCTTTAAAATATATATTTAAACTACTTCTTGATAATAAAAAATCTCTTATTATTGGGCAAATACTTACAATTATAGCTATACTAATAAGTGTTCCTATTCCTTTGCTTTTACCACTTTTAGTTGATGAAGTACTACTAAATAAACCTGATTTTTTTGTAAATAACATAAATGAACTTTTTGGAAGTACAACTGCTTTTTATTACATTGCAATTGTAACTTTTATTGTTTTATTTCTTCGTGTGATTTATTTTCTTTTTAGTGTATTAATCACAAAAATATTCACAAAAATATCAAAATATGTAACTTTTAAAATAAGAGAAAAACTACTAAATCATCTTGAACTTGTAAACATGAATGAATATGAGAGTTTAGGTTCTGGTTCTATTGGAGCAAATTTAGTAACTGATGTTAATACTTTAGATAATTTTATAGTTTCAATTGCTAGTAAATTTATAGCTTCTATTTTAACTTTAGTTGCAGTTGCTATTGTAATTATTACGATTGATCCAATTTTAGGGCTTATGATTTTATTTATTCAACCAATTATTATGATAATTTCAAAAAAAATAGCCAATAAAACTGGACTTTTGAAAAAAGAAGAAAATAAAGCAATTGAAGAATTTCAAAATAATATAAATGAAACTTTAGACTTATTTGGGCAAATAAAAGCTAGTAATAAAGAAAAGTTTTTCTTTCAAGATTCAATTTCAAAAGCCCAAAACATTCAAAAAACCTCAAATGAATTTAACTATAAAAGTGTTGCTTATGAAAGATTTTCATTTACAATTTTTCTAATTGCCTTTGAAGTTTTTAGAGCTGTTGGACTTTTGCTTGTGGCTTACAGTGATTTATCTATTGGTTTAATGTTTGCTATGTTTGGATATATTTGGTTTATTATGACTCCTGTTCAAGATATTTTAACTATTCAATATGCCTATGCTAGTGCGAAAACTGCAATGAATAGAATAAATAAAATCTTAGATTTAAGAATAGAAAAAAATGGAACATTAATTCTTGATTCAAACTCTAAAAAAGTAGATATTTCAATAAAAGATTTATGTTTTTCTTATAATGAAGATAAAGAAATCTTAAAAAATATCTCTTTTGATATAAAATCAGGTGAAAAAGTGGCGATTATCGGGGCAAGTGGAAGTGGGAAAACTACAATTGCAAATATAATTTCAGGATTTTATTCTAAAAATTCTGGAGATATTTTTTTTAATAATATTAGTCTTGATGATTTAAATAGACAAAATTTAAGGGAAAATATCTTTTTAGTTTTACAAATGCCTATTTTGTTTAATAATACTCTAAAATTTAATATCACAATGGGAAATGAAAATATAAGTGATATTGAAATTTTTAAGGCTTTAAAAATAGCACAACTTTACGAAACAGTAGAAAATATGCCAAATGGTCTTGAAACACTTGTTGGAAAACATGGAATTAGATTAAGTGGAGGGCAAAGACAAAGATTATCAATAGCCCGAATGATTATTGCAAATCCTGCTGTTGTGATATTTGATGAATCAACTTCTGCTTTAGATGTTCATACAGAAGTAAAACTTTTTAGTGAATTAGAAGAATTTTTAAAAGAAAAAACCGTAATTACAATAGCTCATAGATTAAGTACAGTAAAAAACGCTGATATGATTTATGTAATAGATGATGGAAAACTTGTACAAAGTGGAAATCACAAAGAATTGGAAGAAAAAGAAGGACACTATTTGGAGTTTGTAAAAAAACAGCTAATTTAA